The stretch of DNA GTACCATGTTGAAAAATTTTACTTGTATCCATATTAGTTCTCCTTTTGCGCCCGTAACACGGACCAAAGCCGTGGCTGCGCGTGAAATGGCTGCGTAAGATAATAGTCGCGTGTGGCCTGTTCGTCTTGCTTGAGCTGTTTCACTAAGCCCGCCGCATCAGCAAACTTAATTTCCCCACGCATCCGGTGACCCCAACGAATCGTTAACGCCTGACCATAAATATCACCACTAAAATCCAATAAGTAAATTTCAACGGTCACTGGCCGGTCATCCCCAAAAGTGACGTTGCGCCCCACGGATGCCATCCCAGTCACCCACTGATTTTCCACTTTAACCATCGTGGCATAAATGCCAATTCCAGGGACACGGGTATTGTTGCTATGAGCAACATTGGCCGTTGGAAAGCCGAGCGTGCGGCCACGAGCTTCCCCATGCACAACGGTTCCCATCGTTTCGTACTGGTAACCAAGCAGCGTATTCGCCTCATCAATTGCGCCCGCGTCCAACGCAGTACGAATCCGGGTCGAGCTGATTTTTTCCGTCCCATCAATGGCCTTAGGGACTTCAATAATCTCAAAACGATCATGACCGTAATCATTTAATCGCTGCATGTTGGCAATCGCCGCGGGTCCGTAAGTATAATCAAAGCCTGCCACCACCGTCGTGGCATGTAACCCAACAATCAACTGGTCCACAAAAGTTTGCGGTGGCATTGACCCCACTGCGGCGTCAAAATGCAACACATAGAGGATGTCGACACCCATTTCAGCCATGAGGCTCACCTTTTGTGAAACCGTCGTCAAATAACGCACATGATCTGGTTCAGCGTGTTGAAAAACGACGGATGGATGCTGATCAAACGTCATCACCGCTAATTTCGTGTTTGTGGCTTTAGCTGCGGCTCGCGCGGTGGCGACGACCCGTTGATGTCCCCGATGCACGCCGTCAAAAAAGCCGAGTGCTAACGTGATCGCCCCAGCTGGAATTTGACTCGCCACATAAGGATAACTTAAATTAATCACCTGCATGTCAAAAACTCCTTATTCAACTGAGAACATTTTGAACGGCTTGTACCGTTGTTCTTCAGTCCGATAACTATACAAACATTTTATGCGGTCTTGGTAGGTCAATGCAAGAATCGTGTCCGCATCCGGATTGGCTTGCTGTCCTTCATCCGCCAACAACCAGGCACCATTTTTAACCCGCGCCCATTGCGCTGCCGTTAGTGCGACCTGCGGATATTGCGTTAAAGCTTTCTCAATTGGTGCCAACAAGTCAGCTTCCGTCCCGGCCGCCACAGCTGCTTCAATCTGGTCAAACGTGATCGTCTCAGCTAAGTTAAAGCCGCCACTCTTCAAACGAGTCAAATCACTCATGACCGCTGGAACGCCAAGTTGTTTGCCCACATCCACTGCTAAGGTGCGGACATAAGTCCCTTTGCTACAATCGACCGTAAAATAAATGGTCTGCGTTTGCGTTTCAGCATCATAAGTCGCAGCTTGGCGTTGGACAAAACGACCAATCGTAATGTGACGTTCAGGTCGGGCCACGGTCTCACCATGACGAGCATAATCATATAGCCGACGACCATTCACTTTAACGGCGGAAAACATCGGTGGAATCTGCGTGATCTCGCCCGTCATCGTGGCTAAGGCCGCATCAATTTCAGCGGTCGTGAATGGCTTAGCAATGGCCATTCGCTCGATTTCATCGCCGTCTAAATCTTCCGTGGTCGTCGCAAACCCCAACGTCATACTGCCCTGGTACTGTTTGCCAGAAGCCACCAAAAACTGCACGACTTTGGTAGCGTTGCCAATACAAATGGGTAATACCCCGTCGACACTAGGATCTAGAGTCCCTGAATGCCCTACTTTGCGGGTATGATAGAGTCTTCTAATTTTAGCCACGCAGTCAAAACTCGTCAAGCCACGTGGTTTATATAATGGTAAAATTCCGTTTGGCATAAATTTACTCCTTAAAATTAACTTTTTTTAGTATACCACATTCAATAAAATCACCGACTCATGACTTGCCTTCAAAGCTAAACCCAATGAGTCGACAGTTAACGCTGCTGACTAGGTTTAACGCCAAAAAAAGACCGTTTCGAGTAAAAACCCGAAACGGTCAATAACCAGACTTGAACAACTAGTCGTGGCGTTTTAAATTGTTGATCAATTCGTCGATCCGACTCCCATATTGAATAGAAGTATCCCGTTCAAATATCAGTTCAGGCGTCTTGTAAATGCTAAGCCGAGAGCCTAATTCACTACGAATTAACCCCTTAGCCTTTTCAAGTCCTTGGGCAGTCTTCTCACCATCAGACGCTTTGTCCGATAAAATGCTGTAGAAGATCGTGGCTTGTTGTAAGTCACCCGTTACCGTAACACCGGTAATAGTTAACCCAGACTCAGCAACCCGTGGATCACGAACACGCTTCAATAGAATGTCGTCGACTTCTTTTTGGATCTCTTGTTCCAGTCGACCAACCCGATAATGTTGTGCCATTCTAATGCACCTCCTTGAGAGATTGCTTATTCAATCGGAATTTCTTTCATGACATAAGCTTCGATGACATCATTAACTCTGATATCATTGTAATCTTCAATTCGAAGACCTAATTCGAAACCTTGTTTAACTTCTTTAACATCGTCCTTGAAGCGACGTAAACTAGCCAGTTTACCGTCATAAATCACGACGCTGTCACGGATGACCCGGACACCGGAATCACGATGAATGACCCCATCTGTGACCATCCCACCACCGATAGTCCCAACCTTAGAAACCTTGTAGATTTCACGGATTTCGACTTGACCAGTGATCTTTTCTTCATATTTCGGTTCGAGCATCCCTTTCATCGCGCTTTCGATTTCATCAATCGCGTTGTAGATGACTTGATGCAAACGAATATCAACATCGTCAGTGTCAGCTTGCGACTTTGCTTGTGGCGTTGGTCGAACGTTGAACCCGATGATGATGGCATTACTTGCTTCCGCCAAAGCCACATCACTTTCGTTAATGGCCCCAACAGCAGTATGGATAATGTTAACCCGGACACCTTCGACTTCGATCTTCTTCAAACTACCAGCCAAGGCCTCAACTGAACCTTGAACATCAGCCTTGATGATGACGTCAACTTCTTTAAGCTCGCCTTGCTTCATTGAATCAAACAAGTTGTCCAATGTCACATGGTTCGTTTGCTTCCGTTCGTCCATCAAAGCTTGCTTAGCCCGTTCTTCACCGGCTTCACGAGCGGTCTTTTCATCGTCAAACACGACGAAACGATCCCCAGCTTCAGGTACATCACTCAAACCAGTAATCTCGATTGGTGTGGATGGAATGGCTTCTTGAATCCGGCGACCATTGTCATTCGTCATCGTCCGGACACGACCATAGGTATTCCCAACAACGATTGGGTCACCAACATGCATCGTCCCTTGTTGAACTAACAAGGTTGCCGTTGAGCCTTTCCCACGATCCAAACTAGCTTCCAAAACGGAACCAGCGGCGTTTTGATCTGGGTTAGCTTTCAATTCCAATACTTCAGCTTGTAACAAGATCATGTCCAATAATTCATCCAAATTCTTACCGAATTTCGCTGAAATTTGAACGAAGATCGTTTCGCCACCCCAGTCTTCAGGAATCAAACCGTATTCGGTCAATTGTTCCATGACATGGTTAGGGTTAGCGCCGGGCTTATCAATCTTGTTAACTGCGACGATAATTGGTACTTTGGCTGCTTTCGCATGGTTGATGGCTTCGATAGTTTGTGGCATCACACCATCATCCGCCGCAACGACTAAGACCGTGATATCGGTAATATCAGCACCACGTGCCCGCATTTCGGTAAAGGCCGCATGTCCAGGCGTATCCAAGAAGGTGATGGATTTACCATCATGCTTCACTTGGTAGGCCCCGATAGCTTGCGTGATCCCACCGGCTTCACCAGCGGTAACGTGGGTATGCCGAAGCTTATCAAGCAAGGTCGTCTTACCATGGTCAACGTGCCCCATGACAG from Lactiplantibacillus brownii encodes:
- the ribF gene encoding riboflavin biosynthesis protein RibF encodes the protein MQVINLSYPYVASQIPAGAITLALGFFDGVHRGHQRVVATARAAAKATNTKLAVMTFDQHPSVVFQHAEPDHVRYLTTVSQKVSLMAEMGVDILYVLHFDAAVGSMPPQTFVDQLIVGLHATTVVAGFDYTYGPAAIANMQRLNDYGHDRFEIIEVPKAIDGTEKISSTRIRTALDAGAIDEANTLLGYQYETMGTVVHGEARGRTLGFPTANVAHSNNTRVPGIGIYATMVKVENQWVTGMASVGRNVTFGDDRPVTVEIYLLDFSGDIYGQALTIRWGHRMRGEIKFADAAGLVKQLKQDEQATRDYYLTQPFHAQPRLWSVLRAQKEN
- the truB gene encoding tRNA pseudouridine(55) synthase TruB, with translation MPNGILPLYKPRGLTSFDCVAKIRRLYHTRKVGHSGTLDPSVDGVLPICIGNATKVVQFLVASGKQYQGSMTLGFATTTEDLDGDEIERMAIAKPFTTAEIDAALATMTGEITQIPPMFSAVKVNGRRLYDYARHGETVARPERHITIGRFVQRQAATYDAETQTQTIYFTVDCSKGTYVRTLAVDVGKQLGVPAVMSDLTRLKSGGFNLAETITFDQIEAAVAAGTEADLLAPIEKALTQYPQVALTAAQWARVKNGAWLLADEGQQANPDADTILALTYQDRIKCLYSYRTEEQRYKPFKMFSVE
- the rbfA gene encoding 30S ribosome-binding factor RbfA → MAQHYRVGRLEQEIQKEVDDILLKRVRDPRVAESGLTITGVTVTGDLQQATIFYSILSDKASDGEKTAQGLEKAKGLIRSELGSRLSIYKTPELIFERDTSIQYGSRIDELINNLKRHD
- the infB gene encoding translation initiation factor IF-2 gives rise to the protein MGKKRIYELAKELHVPSKQLIAQAQQLGFSVKNHMSTLGDNEERQLKGTQAGTNPKSKTAGETGSASKSEAKNVTRTANQQQSNSRHQQSGDSLNNNRNNNNNHSQNRPNNNSSSNGNRANNHSSRSTSSRPASNGTRTNSSNGTRSNNTANRSTSNGQNRNGGQNRSNNSTANRNSNNRSNSSNGTRSNNGNRSNNSSANRTSGGQNRSNNGQNHSNNSQNRSSNTQNRNNNSANRSTNSSNGNNNSSRNGSGRFGGSLNNNGGGGRYRGNNNNRRRNNKKQNRKNQRIRQVNNKPAPVRKDKPLPETLVYTVGMNAQDLGKILHREPAEIIKKLFMLGVAVNQNQSLDKDTIEVLAADYGINAQEKVEVDVTDLDKFFDDENQNMENAVTRAPVVTVMGHVDHGKTTLLDKLRHTHVTAGEAGGITQAIGAYQVKHDGKSITFLDTPGHAAFTEMRARGADITDITVLVVAADDGVMPQTIEAINHAKAAKVPIIVAVNKIDKPGANPNHVMEQLTEYGLIPEDWGGETIFVQISAKFGKNLDELLDMILLQAEVLELKANPDQNAAGSVLEASLDRGKGSTATLLVQQGTMHVGDPIVVGNTYGRVRTMTNDNGRRIQEAIPSTPIEITGLSDVPEAGDRFVVFDDEKTAREAGEERAKQALMDERKQTNHVTLDNLFDSMKQGELKEVDVIIKADVQGSVEALAGSLKKIEVEGVRVNIIHTAVGAINESDVALAEASNAIIIGFNVRPTPQAKSQADTDDVDIRLHQVIYNAIDEIESAMKGMLEPKYEEKITGQVEIREIYKVSKVGTIGGGMVTDGVIHRDSGVRVIRDSVVIYDGKLASLRRFKDDVKEVKQGFELGLRIEDYNDIRVNDVIEAYVMKEIPIE